The DNA window tttttttttaacttttttaaatccatttcttttttaggtatACCTATTTAATGAGAAAGAATACCTTATTTTTActctctatattttaaaagtttactattttacctccaaaatattactaatttaattaccattacttttaattaataaaattaactcaggtaaaaaaaattaaaaaatgtaaaaacgAGTAAATGACATATTTCATTCATGACGTGAATTATCTACTAAAATGAGTTAATTAACACATAAATTATCTTTTGAATATGTGATATACGCTCATTGTAATCACGCTCTATGATTTGCATCATGGTCGAATGGATTGTAGacgtaaattaaaaaaattacattacatgagaaaatgacaaaaattgataaataaagaaagttcATTATTTACAAAAGAATATAGTTCCTTCGCCTCAATTGTTTATGATGAAAAAAGGTATGCACTCGCCTCAAAAAGCATGCACCCATCTCAAGCTCGAAAGTTCAggtaccatatatatatatatatatatatatatatatatatatatatatatatatatatatatatatagcatgAATTGGTTTTCAAACGTTTGTGTATTAGAAGAATCAAACTGATTAGTGTGGCTCATTGGAACATAcctcaaatattaattaagttCACTCGAGTTTAGATAATCTATCTATATTATTTACTTCTAACTTTGATACATATATGAACACAGTCAATCTAGACCGttcattattaaaatagtCAACATTTGTTCATTTATAGTGGCATAGAGATAGgattaaaatgatttattatttttaatgattaatgaacaaaatattgagttaatttataaaaaaaaaaaatagaaatttgaagatgaggaggggaaataaataaattgttatttttaaaaaaattattaagaggtaaaaaaaaaaaaaaaaaaaaaaNCGTGCAATTCATTTAATCTGAGGTGGCGTGTACCATTAAATTGGggagtaaaagaaaatgggttggttattattttaataataaaaatgtcatttaaGTTTGGCGGAACATTGGCAGCTAATTCTTGgagtttaataaaaaaataaatgggcGTCGGCAAACTTTGATTTCTGCAGccaaaaattacaataaacaCCGACTCTTGATGTAATCAATGAAACCCAAGGACTCTTtggcttttcttttataaataaatcccCTAATTACTttcctccttttttcttcccttttatttattaatttaatttaatttaatttcccaCATTAATTCATTTTCCTGCCCCCCTTAATTTACACTCTCTGCCACCCATTTCCACAAAATTCATTTCTCCCTCTCTAAATTAAtgagagaaataataataataataataataataataataataataatacccatttctctctcttcttcctctgcctCCCACTTTCCCACCCTCCCTTTTCTTATATAAATCATTCCCCGGAGTCCTATGTTTGCCACAAACTCACTCACATTTTCTCACCCTCCTCCGCCGCCATCGCCACCGTCTGCTTTCCAGCACTTCAAGGTATATCCATATTACAACgtttcaagttattttttttttattttttttttttctggaagAGCTTTGAATTGGGTTTAAagctctgtttttgttttcttttgaaatagtTTGAAAGcggcattttctttttccttccgCTTCGCTCGTGTAAAATTGCTACAAATTGGGTGTTTCATAGCTTGAAAATGAAGTGTTAAATCACTAATTTACTAAAAAGCTTAAGTTAGCGTtaattattgatataattaaggATTAACTTGTTAAAGTACAAGTGGTTTTTCAATAGCATGTTATTGGTTTAGCAAAAATAAGTGGAAGTTCATAATTAAGACGCcgtgtttttattttgataaatttgtgttttttttttttttttttttttttNATTAGAAGAGGAGAAAATGAGCAGAAGAAGCAGTGGAAGTGTTCCAAAGCTTGAGTTGAAATTGAACCTGTCGCCGCCACGGCAACATCCTTTGGGGTCATCGCCGAGTCGATCAGCGACGTTGTCACCCACATCGCCACCGAGCTCTTGCGTGTCGTTGGAACTAAACCAGGACGACAGCGGTGCGGCTCTCCGATACTCCAGCAGTCCAGAAGCGACATCGATGGTGCTGGTCGGCTGCCCTCGGTGCCTGATGTACGTGATGCTGTCGGAGAATGAACCCAAATGCCCAAAATGCAAAAGCTCTGTTTTGCTTGATTTTCTCCATGACGGCGCCGCTTCAGGGCCTCCGTCGACGGGCGCCGCCAGAAAGATGTAAAGAAAATCACCCAAATCTAAACTGTCTTCAACTTCCATTTGGGTGTtaaatgttcttttttataattgaaaagaaaatggcgtAGCTTTTGTTGAGAAAAAAGTGTAAGAGAGGCCAAAATAGAGTTGAGAAgctgaattaatattaattttatttagatattGAAAGAGCACCAAATTCTTTGGTTCTTTTATTTGGTCTCAGCTCCCTTCGTTTTGTCTTCTGCACAACACATCGTTAAACCATAATTAAACTCGTACTTGTAATCTCTACTGTTCTATGTAATCaaagtataaattaattttattttttgaaaggccttaaattcatttatatatatatacatatgggGGGGGGNGTTGGGAGCATACTATAAATaagtaacaaaattaaatagaattaaGTGCAAAGGGACCCATCTTCTGAATGAATATTTCTTGAATTTATTTCAATCTTCCAAATAAAGAAGGATTTAGTACAAAGATTAAAAACCCTGAAGTGTAGATTAGAAAGGCATATAAATGCAAAGAGTAATGGATGGAAGGCAGTTGAGGACAATTGAGATTAATAccaattaattcaatttttttttaattaattagtgaaACTGCATTgattttgcattttatttGTGTATTAATAAACTTATGCTAAAATAATACATGAATTAATTGGACATGCAATCATTCTAGCTTCTATTTATATGCTATATTTAGGTCAACTCTATTTGGTTTCCAACTACTTTTTCTGCTTAAACCAACTTCTTATTTATTAtcctatttaatatatttttaaattctatttaatACTTTGAAACGGTGAAGCTGATGATATtaatgggtcaaaacagacaatatctactagctagtggtaggcttggatTCAAAATTAGACTCTTAAaaagtattccttatttattattatcgaaaataaatattgaatattaaggaaacaaatagaaagaataaatatacTAAATAGATTGtcatctt is part of the Cucurbita pepo subsp. pepo cultivar mu-cu-16 chromosome LG03, ASM280686v2, whole genome shotgun sequence genome and encodes:
- the LOC111791110 gene encoding early nodulin-20-like isoform X1 — encoded protein: MFATNSLTFSHPPPPPSPPSAFQHFKVLEEEKMSRRSSGSVPKLELKLNLSPPRQHPLGSSPSRSATLSPTSPPSSCVSLELNQDDSGAALRYSSSPEATSMVLVGCPRCLMYVMLSENEPKCPKCKSSVLLDFLHDGAASGPPSTGAARKM
- the LOC111791110 gene encoding uncharacterized protein LOC111791110 isoform X2, translated to MFATNSLTFSHPPPPPSPPSAFQHFKXLEEEKMSRRSSGSVPKLELKLNLSPPRQHPLGSSPSRSATLSPTSPPSSCVSLELNQDDSGAALRYSSSPEATSMVLVGCPRCLMYVMLSENEPKCPKCKSSVLLDFLHDGAASGPPSTGAARKM